In Nitrospinota bacterium, the genomic window GGCCTGACTGGTTACAACCTTCGACCCGCAGGCTCCAGCGATGGTGATTTGTTTGCTCAACCCGGCTTGCTCCGAATGTGTATTGACGAGGGTGCCGTGAGGAATCCGGTCGAGCAGTTGCAGGTTGCGGTCGGAATAGCGGGAATAGGTCCGTCGTCCCGAATAAGCGCAGTCCTGCCCGGTCAGAAAAACCGGGTCGCATCCCAACCAGATCAGGCTGTCGAGCCCCAGGCAGGAGACCGATCCCCCTGACTTCGTGGACCCTTTTTCATTTATTAGAGCCTGCTCATTTTTATACAGGGAATGGTTCTCCTTGAACACCACGAATTTTTCTCCCTGAAAATGGGACATAATTTTAGGGTGCGCCGAGGGGGTATAAATCAATTTGAAAGCGCTGTCGAGATTTTCCCGGAAATACCGGAAGCTCTCTTCCTGCGGGTCCAGGGTGAACACATAATGGGGACGAATCCCCGCCCGCGTCAGGATGGGTAGAGCGGTGTCCACACAGCCGATGACAGCCATGTCGCCAAACCGTTGCAAATGCGGGAGAAGGTCGTCCAGCGAGGGCCCGGCACTGACCAGAATTCCCGGCTGGCCATGATGCGTCCCCGAAAGCGCATTGATTCCGGGACTCTGCCGGATGATCTCCTGGTTTAAAATATAGTTCTGGGTTTCCAGATCACCGAGGACTGCGGGAAACCGGCGCTCCATCAGCATCACTTCGAGAGCATTGGTGAGAGAGGGAAAGCCTTCCGGTATGCATTTGAAAGACGGCGAATGAAACAGCACCTCAGGCGGTGACTCCGATACCTCACTCCATGTTTCCATCTGCTCCGAAATCTCTTTGGAGACACTGGTTTCCTCCCGGCCAAAAATAAGGTGTAAGCGTCTATCCAATAACAGCGTTGTCTGGTCCCTTAGAATCATAGCCGCCGCCAGCAGATCGGGGTTCAACTCGATGACCAAGAGTTTTCCCGCGGGACCAATTTTCTCCAGCAACGCACGAACGTGATACCCCAGGCCAAACCCGTACAAACAAACAAAACTTCCCGGTCCGATGTCCTTGGCAAATTGTTCCCCTTCTTTAACCGGATCGTAAGCGCTGTGAATGAGAAGGTTGTCGTAGCGAACCGTCACATCCCCCGTCTTTGTGGAGAGAACTGCAACCCGTTCCGATGTTGTGTCGGGCAGTGCGGCCGGCAACGTCCATCGCGCTTTAAAGGGGGAGATATTTTTTTTATAAAATGAGTTCATACGGATAGGGGAAGAAATCTAGAATTGCTTTGCGTTCACCTCTTATTGTAACCTTACAATTAGATCGGATAGGTTCTAATAATCATTAGAAATAACCCGCCACCTTTTAACCAACAAATCGCATGTCTTCCCCAATTTCCAGTACAAAAAATTCTAGAATTCATGTTCTTCCCGAAGCATTGGCCAACCAGATCGCCGCCGGTGAAGTGGTGGAACGCCCCGCATCCGTCGTCAAGGAGTTGGTTGAAAATTCCATCGACGCCGGTGCCACGCGCATTCAAATCGATATTGAAGCGGGCGGGAAAAACCTCATCAAAGTGACGGATAATGGCCTGGGCATGTCCAGGGAAGACGCTGAACTGGCCTTCGCACGGCACGCCACCAGTAAGATCGCGCATCCAGAAGATTTGGAAGTCATTCATACCCTCGGGTTTCGTGGTGAAGCGTTGCCCAGCATTGCATCGGTTGCGAAAGTGCGCCTGTCCACCGCGAGCGATGAAAATCAGGGCGGGGCTCTGGTCAATGTTGAAGGAGGGACGATGGCGGCTGTGAAAGACATCGCCTGCCCCCGGGGCACGACCCTGGAGGTCGCGCATTTATTCTACAACACCCCGGCGCGCAAAAAATTTCTTAAAGGCGATTCGACCGAATTCTCGCATATATCACAGGTGGTCACCCAACAGGCACTGGCGAATCCGCAGATTCAATTTAATTTGAAGCACAATGGCCGGGAAATCATCACCACGCTTCCGACGGATCAATTGCTTTACCGAATCGCTGAGCTGTTTGGATCTGATCTGGCTAAGGAACTGGTGACGGTCAACAGGGAATCAGGAAGCTACAAACTACAAGGGTATATTTCCAGCCCCATATACACACGCTCCAATCGGTCGGCACAATTTTGTTTCATCAACCAACGGTTCATACGCGACAAGGTCATTTTGCACGCCACCCAGCAGGGTTACAGCCACCTTTTGCCGAGGGGCCGACACCCGGTGATTTTTCTGAATTTGTCGATGGACCCAAAATTGCTCGATGTGAATGTGCATCCCAGTAAGGCTGAGGTCCGCTTTGCGTTTCAGCAGGAAGTGCATCAACTGGTGAGCGAGGAAGTGAGAAACTCGCTCAGCCGCAACGAAAAGGCGTCTCTGCTGTCCTCGCAGGAAGAACCCGAATACCGTGTTAGTGAAAGTGAAGCCAGTTATGCCTCACCGAAGGGGCAACAGGTTCACGCCTTTCTGCCTCCATCGAGAAATGACGCAAACGCTTACTCAGCGCACAGGCACCAGCAAACCCTGTCGAATGCGATGGAGACGCTTTACAAACCGCATGGCGAGGCATCGCGCTCCATTGCCAACGCGGATCAAAAGGCAATGTATTATGATCAAAAACCCGTTCCTGTTTCCAGTTTGATTTTCTCGGAATTTGAACCGCTGGGGCAACTGGATAATTCCTTCATCGTTCTTCAGGGTAAAAAGGGAATGGTCATTATCGATCAACATGTGGCGCACGAAAGAATCCTGTATGAACAATTTCGTGACGCCGCAAAAAATAAAAAGGTGGAAGTGCAACAGCTTCTTTTTCCAATCGCTGTGGAATTTTCTCCCGGTGAGTCTGAATTGCTGGGCCTGCATTTGGAAAAGCTGGCGGCGTGGGGGCTGGAATTGGAGGCCTTCGGGAAAAACGAATTTCTCTTGCGATCGGTTCCGGCCATCTTGAAGAACAACGACCATGAACACATTCTAAGAGATATTGTCGAGCTGTTGCCGCGTCAGGGAGAGTCGCAAGTTTTGCAGGAAAAATATGAAGACATCCTCATCATGATGTCCTGCCGCAATGCGATCAAGGTCAACCACCCGATGGGGCCAGATCAAATCGCCAAATTGATTTCGGACTTGGAGCGGACAGAATTGCCATTCACCTGTCCGCATGGGCGACCGATTGCGCTCTTTTATGATATCGAGGATTTGCTGAGGAAATTTTTACGCAAATAACGGGCCGCCACCTCATGAACTTGAGCGGAAAGAGAATCTTTCTCACTCAACTCACGGGCGTTGTTCCAACGGTTTGTCAGGCATTAAAAAATTACCGGGGAGATGGTAATCAGCCCTTGAGGGTGATTTTTTTAATGGCCTTGGTCATCTTTTTCAAACGGGCGGTATTGTTAGCCTTGACCACGTTCTTGGCCACTTTTTTCTTGTTTCCGGCTTGAAACGTTGCTTTGCCATTATTCAGCATCCATTCCATGTCAACCAGGTACTTGTCCTTCTTGGGTTTGTCCATTTTTCTAAACTGGGTCAGAAGCTTTTTTTCGCTATTGTCGGTGCTGATCAGGAAGTCACTTTTTAATCCCTTGAACATCAAACGTCCATCATCCAGGCTTCCACCAATAACTTGCAAATTTATTGCTGTTGCGGGTATTTTTTGAACATCTGGAATTTTCAGATCCTCAGTATCCAATTCGGTGGTCAGTAAACGATCCAGCGAGATATTCCCCAGTTTGGCTAGTTTTACCATGAGGGCAATGGGCGCATCTCTTTCGCCCGCTTCATAACGGACATAGGTTCGGAATCCAATATCTAAAACATTAGACAAAGCCATTTGCGTATGGCCCAGGTTTTTACGAATCATTTTTAGATTTTGTGCCAGGACGGTCATTTAAAAAATCCTCTTATCTATTTAATGTTTAACCGCATGATTAATTATCAGGCGAATTCAATACCATTTTTTCTTAAAAATTTATAGGCTTCTTCAATCCAATAACGTTCTTTTTCCAGTTTGTATTCCGGTAAATCTTTGGAGGAACCAATGAGGCTTTTCATTTGATCAATGGCTTCCTGTTTTTGTCCAATTTTGTCAAGCATGCGGCCATAATGATAATAAGCTTTGAAGAAAGCAAATGAGTCGATCACTTCCTTATAGGTTTCCAGGGCCTT contains:
- a CDS encoding helix-turn-helix transcriptional regulator → MTVLAQNLKMIRKNLGHTQMALSNVLDIGFRTYVRYEAGERDAPIALMVKLAKLGNISLDRLLTTELDTEDLKIPDVQKIPATAINLQVIGGSLDDGRLMFKGLKSDFLISTDNSEKKLLTQFRKMDKPKKDKYLVDMEWMLNNGKATFQAGNKKKVAKNVVKANNTARLKKMTKAIKKITLKG
- the mutL gene encoding DNA mismatch repair endonuclease MutL, whose protein sequence is MSSPISSTKNSRIHVLPEALANQIAAGEVVERPASVVKELVENSIDAGATRIQIDIEAGGKNLIKVTDNGLGMSREDAELAFARHATSKIAHPEDLEVIHTLGFRGEALPSIASVAKVRLSTASDENQGGALVNVEGGTMAAVKDIACPRGTTLEVAHLFYNTPARKKFLKGDSTEFSHISQVVTQQALANPQIQFNLKHNGREIITTLPTDQLLYRIAELFGSDLAKELVTVNRESGSYKLQGYISSPIYTRSNRSAQFCFINQRFIRDKVILHATQQGYSHLLPRGRHPVIFLNLSMDPKLLDVNVHPSKAEVRFAFQQEVHQLVSEEVRNSLSRNEKASLLSSQEEPEYRVSESEASYASPKGQQVHAFLPPSRNDANAYSAHRHQQTLSNAMETLYKPHGEASRSIANADQKAMYYDQKPVPVSSLIFSEFEPLGQLDNSFIVLQGKKGMVIIDQHVAHERILYEQFRDAAKNKKVEVQQLLFPIAVEFSPGESELLGLHLEKLAAWGLELEAFGKNEFLLRSVPAILKNNDHEHILRDIVELLPRQGESQVLQEKYEDILIMMSCRNAIKVNHPMGPDQIAKLISDLERTELPFTCPHGRPIALFYDIEDLLRKFLRK
- a CDS encoding DUF115 domain-containing protein, which codes for MNSFYKKNISPFKARWTLPAALPDTTSERVAVLSTKTGDVTVRYDNLLIHSAYDPVKEGEQFAKDIGPGSFVCLYGFGLGYHVRALLEKIGPAGKLLVIELNPDLLAAAMILRDQTTLLLDRRLHLIFGREETSVSKEISEQMETWSEVSESPPEVLFHSPSFKCIPEGFPSLTNALEVMLMERRFPAVLGDLETQNYILNQEIIRQSPGINALSGTHHGQPGILVSAGPSLDDLLPHLQRFGDMAVIGCVDTALPILTRAGIRPHYVFTLDPQEESFRYFRENLDSAFKLIYTPSAHPKIMSHFQGEKFVVFKENHSLYKNEQALINEKGSTKSGGSVSCLGLDSLIWLGCDPVFLTGQDCAYSGRRTYSRYSDRNLQLLDRIPHGTLVNTHSEQAGLSKQITIAGACGSKVVTSQAMFSYKRTLEQIAIQHPETTIYNLISHGAELENITHLGSVNELIEKSASIIEAQESI